A genomic segment from Desulfatirhabdium butyrativorans DSM 18734 encodes:
- a CDS encoding histidine phosphatase family protein, which translates to MSEEPAVWMGSDKKGIDGSPDQQPLTRFGVLRHARTCWNEIGRIQGQQNSPLTEKGRQDALACGKRLSESRWDRILCSDLGRAIETAQIIRSVLDIPLAQDARLREMDWGLWTGWTLADIRTHFPAVWEKASAGDWHFSAPEGERYIDVHYRSTLALNDAATRFAGERILVVCHEGTLKCLYYHPSVRRASANGYPPMLSGCLQLFAVDANGLFLDQPNAVDLLEPGRPEPVLR; encoded by the coding sequence ATGAGCGAAGAACCTGCCGTCTGGATGGGGAGCGACAAAAAAGGCATCGATGGGAGCCCTGATCAGCAGCCCCTCACCCGATTCGGTGTCCTGCGACATGCACGCACCTGCTGGAATGAAATCGGAAGGATTCAGGGGCAACAGAACAGCCCGCTGACCGAAAAAGGGCGCCAGGATGCGCTTGCATGTGGGAAGCGCCTATCTGAAAGTCGGTGGGATCGCATCCTTTGCAGCGATCTCGGCAGGGCAATCGAAACGGCGCAGATCATCCGCTCCGTGCTGGATATTCCCCTGGCGCAGGATGCACGATTGCGTGAAATGGATTGGGGCCTGTGGACGGGTTGGACCCTGGCCGATATCCGAACCCATTTTCCTGCGGTCTGGGAGAAGGCTTCGGCAGGAGACTGGCATTTTTCAGCACCGGAAGGCGAGCGATACATCGATGTTCACTACAGAAGCACCCTGGCGCTCAATGACGCAGCCACCCGTTTTGCAGGAGAGCGGATACTGGTAGTCTGCCACGAGGGAACCCTGAAATGTCTGTATTATCACCCAAGCGTCAGGCGGGCTTCCGCAAATGGCTATCCACCGATGCTATCAGGCTGCCTGCAACTGTTTGCCGTCGATGCGAACGGTCTCTTTCTCGATCAGCCAAATGCGGTCGACCTGCTGGAACCTGGCAGGCCGGAACCGGTCCTGCGTTAA
- a CDS encoding lipid-binding SYLF domain-containing protein gives MKTITRIVILSIFLISAVPGAWAGISENKKVEEAIEVLREIHAIPERDIPPALLKYSYGIAVIPGLLKVGFILGGQYGTGVLCIRGQGGQWSNPVFVRLIGGSLGWQIGAQSTDIVLVFKSRRSVDAISAGTFTLGADASVAAGPVGRQASAGTDIRLSAEIYSYSRSRGLFAGVSIEGASLEMDYAAIADFYNNPQIGARDVFENATLPTPRVASELRSLLNEMAR, from the coding sequence ATGAAAACGATTACACGCATCGTCATCTTGTCAATATTTTTGATATCGGCCGTTCCAGGCGCCTGGGCGGGTATCAGCGAAAACAAGAAGGTAGAGGAAGCGATCGAAGTCCTTCGGGAAATCCATGCCATTCCCGAGCGGGATATTCCACCTGCGCTCCTGAAGTACAGTTATGGAATCGCCGTTATCCCCGGGCTTCTCAAAGTCGGTTTCATTCTGGGCGGCCAATATGGCACCGGCGTCCTGTGCATTCGCGGGCAGGGTGGGCAATGGAGCAATCCGGTCTTTGTCCGGCTGATCGGCGGGAGTCTTGGCTGGCAGATCGGGGCTCAATCAACGGACATCGTACTGGTTTTCAAGAGCCGACGCAGCGTGGATGCCATCAGCGCCGGAACATTCACACTTGGTGCCGATGCGTCGGTTGCAGCAGGTCCTGTCGGCAGACAGGCAAGCGCAGGCACCGATATTCGGCTGAGCGCCGAAATTTACTCCTATTCCAGAAGTCGTGGTCTTTTTGCCGGGGTATCCATAGAAGGCGCGTCTCTGGAAATGGATTATGCCGCAATTGCGGATTTCTATAACAATCCGCAGATCGGCGCACGGGATGTTTTTGAAAATGCAACCCTGCCAACACCCCGGGTGGCATCAGAACTCCGTTCACTCCTCAACGAAATGGCCAGATAA